A single window of Gossypium arboreum isolate Shixiya-1 chromosome 13, ASM2569848v2, whole genome shotgun sequence DNA harbors:
- the LOC108463748 gene encoding piezo-type mechanosensitive ion channel homolog: MGKFLIGFVLPQLLLTAALLNRSLISLVDLLTFLLIQYAAPEIGFQFPRQSLLSWYTLIFSSLTILSHAIFYIVWVVKGDQWSISDAQWAKLIGFVRDQSSSFPSLIYFLMVQVLAALVALFEISGSRFGLDSQSDSFWGHLYSFVLQIGSHLRVLCCLLLPAVQLIVGISHPSWASLPFFICSSIGLVDWSLTSNFLGLFRSWRYLLLYAGLNIVLLYIYQLPVEYYGIFKWLADFIGLYKISAKSEWSEICSGLSLIVFYIILSWIRCDLMEMDFIMSARASSLTRQLLPSKHSFFIRESRSGVRHTNILLRGPILRTFGINYFTYGFPISLLALSFWSFHFASLYAFGLLAYVGYILYVFPSMYHLHRLNGLLLVLILLWAVSTYIFNIAFTVLNKEKWQDMEIWETIGLWHYPIPGFYLLAQFSLGVLVALSNLVNNSVFLYLSDRDGPSSSDDSSLDDTEETKVLIVATIVYGLRKSSRAMVLMLLFLIALNPGLIPALYMAFFLIFLLSHHVGTKIRQCLILLCEAHFTLLYLLQLNLISSTLEKKGSIAEKILSQLGSFNHAKSGDFLKIAVLACFSAIHNHGFEMLLSFSAIVQHTPCPPIGFTILRAGLLKSVILTVYTSKSRNPPEINFSHERKIGSYLNTIGKTFLSTYRSCGTYIVFLTILLTVYVVTPNYSSFGYLFFLLMWITERQLVGKTVKRLWLPLKVYAIAVFVFIYGLSAFSWLQEWLSRLVKLSSAFGYNPEASMLKNIWESLAVLVVMQLHRYERRQSKNFAPRDDVPETDAFTFLKRLLIWHSEKILYLTIFYASLSPISAFGFSYLFGLVICAISSKNSQIPSKLFLVYSASLVMIEYPFQMWGYQAEMFPGQKHHSVSFFLGLQVYEPGFFGVEFGLRGKVLVIVACILQHSVSQWFEKMPSNFENEGWWEDSCGLFMSTEIASNGDMNFTRGRKCLDANPLLRKMKKPRSYSCPSLKTIILGGMNPAGGSEGRNHTNGHLQESSNDNHKWKRKQIHMLRKERLEMQKASLKVYIKFWVENMFNLFGLEINMIALLLASFSVLNAISLLYIASLAACILLHRDAINKLWLIFVFLFASIFTLEYMAFLLNLTSWMHLSPTRAKALCNDCWRSSHIHFDYCKKCWLGFIVDEPRMLISYYTVFMFSCLKLHADRLSSLSGFQTYKEMMLHSKQVSGLSDLSFETKVLWTFLDYLRLYSYCHLLDLVLALILITGTLEYDVLHLGYLGFALVFFRIRLQILKKKNSIFKFLRIYNFALIVLSLAYQSPFVGDFCEGKCEMIDRISKVIGLHKYGFHVTSRFALVEVIIFILVSLQSYMFSSLEFDYVSKYLEAEKISALVREQEKRAAWKTAHLQHIRKSEEQKRMRNLQVEKIKSEMLNLLIQLHSLSTTNCGSTFPEGKIKRNRNLSVNSNPSQTTPKKWDADLERKDLSGRLDLLSNHDMNGSPRSERTVVLCEEDSRQQSVNSLFEIDELHETVNGNMYSHTKPQEKYQSKRSPLASAVQLIGDGVSQVQSLGSMAVMNLASLLNIEHEKLDSYDHSSDDEVFYEVENHDFGGEHIERTHSMLSDSDRNMFNVARRQIKIIFHHIWDQMRSNNNVVCYCCFILIFLWNFSLLSMVYLVGLFLYALCVNTGPSHMFWVIMLIYTEVCILLQYLYQIIIQHFGMIFKAGLFRELGFPACKNMSSFVISHWPLFLVYLFTLLQYAITSSEGEWTVTAEFSFTRKNHHQEIAAYDFGFFRRLKGLLLHLRNVMEVLIRNLYRYWISLTQESETPPYFVQLSMEVNLPPGDGIQPEMIESKMNKLLKIMHDRRCRDNLNIYPASRVRVQSIERSPENDNISLVVFEVLYASPSGDSSFKEGQRSLTPSADVTSEILEAYHADIFREIRFPYTILSVIGGGKKDIDLYAYVFCADLVVFFLVAIFYQSVIKNNSEFLEVYQHEDQFPKEFVFILMVIFFLIVLDRVIYLCSFATAKVIFYLFTLLLFTYSVTNYSWQMEPSDKHAGKFALRAIYLTKLISLALQAIQIRFGIPNESNLYRQFLTSSISQTNFLGFRIYRALPFLYELRCVLDWSCTTTSLTMYDWLKLEDIHGSLFLVKCDADLNRAKHQQGKKQTKLTKFCSGICLFFILICVIWAPMLMYSSGNPTNIANPIREASVQIDIKTSSGRLTLFETTLCERISWNKVKHEHIDLDPQGYLDNYNEVDIQLICCQPDASKVWLVPPVVQARFIDSLQQSMDIVFSWQFRRDRPKGKEVVKHQLLVADHDLPKSAEVMQVLNGTANSFRMFNIYPRYFRVTGSGDLRFLEQSVEKVSGDLVLNHGNPEWWSFQDIDASSGTGCCEFAGPVAIIVSEETPQGILGDTLSKFSIWGLYITFVLAVGRFIRLQCSDLRMRIQVENLPSCDRLLAICEDIYAARAEGELEVEEVLYWTLVSIYRSPHMLLEYTKPD, from the exons ATGGGGAAGTTCCTCATTGGATTTGTATTGCCTCAGCTTCTTTTGACAG CTGCTTTGCTGAATCGGAGTTTGATATCTCTGGTTGATCTGTTAACCTTTCTCCTCATTCAATATGCAGCTCCAGAAATAG GTTTTCAGTTCCCAAGGCAATCTCTCTTATCATGGTACACACTTATCTTTTCGTCACTAACTATTCTGTCACATGCCATATTTTACATTGTTTGGGTTGTGAAAGGAGACCAGTGGAGCATTTCTGATGCTCAATGGGCAAAGCTAATCGGTTTTGTAAG AGATCAGTCTTCGAGCTTTCCATCTTTAATATATTTCTTGATGGTACAAGTACTAGCAGCTTTAGTTGCGTTATTTGAAATAAGCGGCAGTAGGTTTGGCTTGGATTCACAGAGTGATTCATTTTGGGGGCATTTATATTCCTTTGTACTACAAATAG GTTCCCATCTAAGGGTTTTATGCTGCTTATTGTTGCCTGCTGTACAACTTATTGTTGGAATTAGTCATCCCTCTTGGGCATCTTTACCATTTTTTATTTGTAGTAGTATTGGACTTGTTGATTGGTCTTTAACAAGCAACTTTCTTGGCCTTTTCAG ATCTTGGCGGTACCTTTTGTTGTATGCTGGCTTGAACATTGTCTTACTCTACATATACCAACTCCCTGTCGAGTATTATGGGATCTTTAAGTGGCTAGCTGATTTTATTGGACTCTATAAGATATCTGCTAAATCGGAGTGGTCAGAAATTTGTTCTGGTCTTTCTCTTATAGTCTTTTACATCATT CTATCTTGGATTAGATGTGATCTTATGGAAATGGATTTCATCATGTCGGCAAGAGCAAGCAGCTTGACTAGGCAACTTCTTCCTTCAAAGCATTCATTCTTTATTCGTGAATCAAG ATCCGGTGTTAGGCACACTAATATTTTGTTAAGAGGACCAATCTTACGGACTTTCGGCATTAACTATTTTACTTATGGTTTTCCG ATTTCCTTGCTTGCTCTTTCCTTTTGGAGTTTCCACTTTGCGAGTCTCTATGCATTTGGACTTCTTGCGTATGTTGGCTATATTCTGTATGTCTTCCCCTCAATGTATCACTTGCATCGATTGAATGGCTTGCTACTTGTTTTGATTCTCTTGTGGGCTGTTAGCACATACATCTTCAACATAGCTTTCACAGTCCTTAATAAGGAGAAATGGCAG GACATGGAGATTTGGGAAACAATTGGGCTATGGCACTACCCTATCCCCGGATTTTATCTATTGGCACAATTTAGCCTTGGGGTTCTTGTTGCATTGAGTAATCTTGTTAACAATTCCGTTTTCCTGTACTTGTCTGACAGAGATGGGCCATCTTCTAGTGATGATTCCTCTTTAGATG ACACAGAGGAAACAAAAGTACTGATTGTAGCTACCATAGTATACGGACTGCGCAAAAGTTCTCGGGCTATGGTGCTGATGCTGTTGTTCCTTATTGCGTTAAACCCTGGCCTCATCCCTGCCTTATACA TGGCTTTTTTCTTGATATTTCTATTAAGCCACCATGTAGGTACAAAAATACGGCAATGCTTAATTCTGTTATGCGAGGCACATTTCACACTGTTATATCTTCTTCAGCTTAATCTTATATCTTCTACCTTGGAGAAAAAAGGCTCGATTGCTGAGAAAATTCTTTCACAACTAG GTTCGTTTAATCATGCTAAGTCTGGGGACTTCCTGAAGATAGCTGTGCTTGCTTGCTTTTCTGCCATTCATAATCATGGGTTTGAAATGTTGCTCTCATTTTCAGCAATTGTTCAACACACTCCTTGCCCTCCGATAGGGTTTACCATCTTGAGAGCTGGTTTGCTCAAGTCTGTTATATTGACGGTTTATACCTCAAAATCAAGAAACCCCCCTGAAATTAACTTCTCTCATG AGAGAAAAATAGGATCATATCTGAATACTATTGGCAAGACGTTTCTTTCGACATACCGATCATGTGGAACTTACATTGTCTTTCTCACGATCCTTCTTACAGTTTATGTAGTAACGCCTAACTATTCTTCATTTGGTTACCTATTCTTCCTTCTAATGTGGATTACCGAAAGACAACTCGTAGGGAAGACAGTAAAGCGCCTTTGGCTACCGCTGAAAGTTTATGCCATTGCAGTGTTTGTGTTCATTTACGGGTTAAGTGCGTTCTCTTGGCTTCAGGAATGGTTGTCCAGATTAGTTAAACTTTCTTCTGCCTTCGGGTATAACCCAGAAGCTTCAATGTTGAAAAACATTTGGGAGTCCTTAGCTGTATTAGTTGTGATGCAACTACATCGTTACGAGAGGAGGCAAAGCAAAAACTTCGCACCGAGGGATGATGTGCCAGAAACTGATGCTTTTACTTTTCTCAAGCGCCTTCTAATTTGGCACAGTGAAAAGATACTGTATCTTACCATATTTTATGCATCTTTGTCACCGATCAGTGCATTTGGGTTTTCCTATCTTTTCGGTTTAGTTATTTGTGCCATTTCATCGAAAAACTCTCAGATCCCTTCAAAACTCTTTCTGGTTTATTCGGCATCACTTGTGATGATTGAATACCCTTTCCAGATGTGGGGTTACCAGGCTGAGATGTTCCCTGGTCAAAAACACCATTCGGTTTCATTTTTTCTCGGCTTGCAGGTGTATGAACCCGGTTTCTTCGGTGTAGAATTTGGCTTGAGAGGGAAGGTGCTAGTTATTGTTGCGTGCATTCTGCAGCACAGTGTCTCTCAGTGGTTTGAAAAGATGCCGAGCAACTTTGAAAATGAAGGATGGTGGGAGGACTCTTGTGGTTTGTTTATGTCAACTGAAATAGCCTCAAATGGTGACATGAATTTTACCAGAGGAAGAAAATGTTTAGATGCCAATCCGctgttaagaaaaatgaaaaagccAAGAAGCTATTCGTGCCCATCTCTTAAGACTATCATTTTAGGAGGTATGAATCCTGCAGGAGGCAGTGAAGGTAGAAACCATACGAATGGGCATTTGCAGGAAAGTTCCAATGATAATCATAAATGGAAGAGAAAGCAAATTCATATGTTGAGAAAGGAGAGGCTGGAAATGCAAAAGGCTAGTCTGAAAGTTTATATCAAGTTCTGGGTAGAGAATATGTTTAATCTCTTCGGCCTCGAGATAAACATGATCGCATTGCTTCTTGCCAGCTTTTCTGTGCTGAATGCTATATCTTTGCTCTACATTGCATCTCTTGCAGCTTGCATTCTTTTACATCGGGACGCCATAAATAAACTGTGGCTAATATTTGTTTTCTTGTTTGCTTCCATTTTCACCCTCGAGTACATGGCTTTTTTGTTGAATCTGACTTCCTGGATGCATCTTTCCCCAACTAGGGCCAAAGCGCTTTGCAATGACTGTTGGAGAAGCTCCCATATTCATTTTGATTACTGCAAGAAATGCTGGCTAG GTTTCATAGTAGATGAACCCAGAATGCTTATCAGCTATTACACAGTTTTCATGTTTTCATGTCTCAAACTTCATGCGGATCGCTTGTCGAGTCTCTCAGGGTTTCAGACATATAAAGAAATGATGCTTCACTCAAAACAAGTATCCGGTCTGAGTGATCTCTCGTTTGAAACAAAAGTCTTGTGGACATTTCTTGACTACCTAAGGCTTTACAGTTATTGTCACTTACTGGATCTTGTGCTTGCTTTAATTTTAATCACTGGAACACTAGAGTATGATGTTCTTCACCTTGGATACCTTGGATTTGCTCTAGTTTTCTTCCGGATTAGGCTTCAAATTCTAAAGAAAAAGAATAGCATCTTCAAATTCTTGCGGATTTACAATTTTGCTCTGATTGTCCTTAGTCTTGCATACCAGTCTCCTTTTGTAGGTGATTTTTGTGAGGGGAAATGTGAGATGATAGATCGGATTAGCAAAGTGATCGGGTTGCATAAATACGGATTTCATGTTACATCTAGATTTGCACTTGTTGAGGTTATAATATTCATTCTGGTTTCACTTCAGTCATACATGTTTTCATCCTTGGAATTTGACTATGTATCGAAATATCTTGAAGCGGAAAAGATCAGTGCTTTAGTCCGTGAGCAGGAGAAGAGGGCTGCATGGAAGACTGCACATTTGCAACATATACGTAAATCCGAGGAGCAAAAGCGCATGCGTAATctacaagttgaaaagatcaaatCAGAGATGCTCAACTTGCTGATCCAACTTCATAGCTTGAGCACCACTAATTGCGGTAGCACCTTTCCTGAAGGCAAAATCAAAAGAAACAGGAACCTTTCGGTAAATTCAAATCCATCTCAGACTACCCCCAAAAAATGGGATGCTGATTTAGAGAGAAAGGATCTTAGTGGAAGATTGGATTTGTTATCTAATCATGATATGAATGGATCTCCTAGAAGTGAAAGAACTGTAGTTCTTTGTGAAGAGGACTCCAGACAGCAGTCAGTCAATTCACTGTTCGAGATTGATGAACTACACGAGACAGTTAATGGGAACATGTATTCCCATACAAAGCCTCAAGAAAAATACCAATCCAAGAGAAGTCCACTAGCATCAGCAGTACAACTGATAGGTGATGGAGTTTCACAGGTGCAGTCTCTTGGTAGTATGGCAGTCATGAATCTCGCAAGCCTCTTAAACATTGAACATGAAAAACTGGATTCATACGATCATTCTTCAGATGATGAGGTATTTTACGAGGTAGAGAATCATGATTTTGGTGGTGAACATATTGAACGAACGCATTCAATGCTATCTGATAGTGATAGGAACATGTTTAATGTTGCGCGCCGACAAATCAAGATCATCTTCCACCATATTTGGGACCAAATGAGATCAAATAACAATGTTGTTTGCTACTGTTGCTTTATTCTGATTTTCCTATGGAATTTTAGCCTGCTTTCCATGGTTTATCTAGTTGGTCTCTTCTTGTATGCTCTATGTGTAAATACCGGTCCGAGCCACATGTTCTGGGTTATTATGCTAATTTACACTGAGGTCTGTATTTTGCTTCAATACTTATATCaaatcatcattcaacattttggGATGATTTTCAAAGCCGGATTGTTTCGGGAGTTGGGATTTCCGGCGTGCAAGAACATGTCATCTTTTGTGATCAGCCATTGGCCTCTTTTTTTAGTGTATTTGTTTACTCTCTTACAGTATGCCATAACTTCCAGCGAAGGCGAATGGACTGTGACAGCTGAGTTCAGCTTTACTAGAAAAAATCACCACCAGGAAATTGCTGCATATGATTTTGGATTCTTTAGGAGATTAAAGGGACTGCTTTTACATTTAAGAAACGTGATGGAAGTGTTGATTCGAAATCTTTACAGGTACTGGATATCCTTAACACAGGAATCCGAAACTCCTCCTTACTTTGTGCAGCTATCTATGGAAGTCAACTTACCACCAGGGGATGGCATTCAACCTGAGATGATTGAATCGAAAATGAACAAGTTGCTGAAGATCATGCATGACAGAAGATGCAGAGACAACCTCAACATTTATCCTGCAAGTAGAGTTCGAGTTCAAAGCATTGAGCGAAGTCCAGAAAATGATAACATTTCCCTGGTTGTTTTTGAGGTGTTATATGCCTCCCCTTCAGGAGATTCTTCCTTCAAAGAAGGGCAAAGGTCGTTAACCCCGTCTGCTGATGTAACTAGTGAGATTCTAGAAGCCTACCATGCCGATATTTTTAGAGAAATACGGTTCCCTTACACTATACTTTCTGTAATCGGTGGAGGTAAGAAAGATATAGATCTATACGCCTATGTATTTTGTGCAGATCTAGTTGTCTTCTTCTTGGTGGCAATTTTCTACCAATCTGTCATAAAAAATAACAGTGAGTTCCTTGAAGTTTATCAGCATGAAGATCAATTCCCAAAAGAGTTCGTGTTTATCTTAATG GTTATCTTTTTCTTGATAGTGCTGGATCGCGTCATTTACCTTTGTTCATTTGCCACTGCGAAAGTTATATTCTATCTTTTCACTCTTTTGCTCTTCACATACTCTGTCACGAACTATTCTTGGCAAATGGAGCCTTCGGACAAACATGCCGGAAAGTTTGCGCTTCGTGCTATTTACCTCACGAAGCTGATTTCCCTGGCTCTGCAGGCCATACAAATCCGATTTGGGATTCCAAATGAAAGCAATCTGTACAGGCAATTCTTAACAAGTAGCATTTCTCAAACTAATTTCTTGGGTTTCCGAATTTATCGTGCTCTCCCTTTCCTTTATGAACTTCGATGTGTTCTTGATTGGTCTTGCACAACTACATCTTTAACCATGTATGATTGGTTGAAG TTGGAAGATATCCATGGAAGCTTGTTTCTTGTCAAATGTGATGCGGATCTAAATAGAGCTAAACACCAGCAAGGAAAAAAGCAGACAAAGCTAACTAAATTTTGCAGTGGCATTTGCTTATTCTTCATACTGATTTGTGTCATATGGGCCCCTATGCTG ATGTACAGCAGTGGTAACCCGACAAATATTGCAAACCCCATAAGAGAAGCCAGTGTGCAGATTGATATAAAGACGAGCAGCGGAAGGCTTACATTGTTTGAGACCACTTTGTGCGAAAGGATCTCATGGAACAAAGTAAAACACGAACATATCGATCTTGATCCACAAGGCTACTTAGACAATTATAATGAAGTGGACATTCAACTGATATGTTGCCAACCTGATGCAAGCAAAGTATGGCTTGTTCCCCCAGTGGTCCAAGCCCGATTTATCGATTCTCTCCAACAGAGCATGGACATAGTTTTCTCTTGGCAATTCAGGAGAGATAGACCGAAAGGGAAGGAAGTTGTGAAACATCAATTACTTGTTGCTGATCATGATCTTCCTAAATCTGCAGAAGTGATGCAAGTTCTTAATGGTACTGCTAATAGTTTCAGAATGTTTAACATCTATCCAAGATATTTCCGGGTTACTGGTTCTGGAGATTTGCGGTTTCTCGAACAGTCG GTTGAAAAGGTTAGTGGGGATCTTGTTCTCAATCATGGAAATCCAGAATGGTGGTCTTTTCAGGATATTGATGCATCAAGTGGAACTGGATGCTGTGAGTTTGCTGGACCAGTGGCCATAATTGTATCCGAGGAAACACCGC AGGGCATTCTTGGGGATACATTGAGCAAATTTAGCATTTGGGGTCTTTACATTACTTTTGTGCTAGCTGTTGGCCGTTTCATCAGACTACAATGTTCTGATCTCAGAATGAGAATACAAGTTGAGAACCTTCCTTCTTGTGACAG GTTGCTTGCAATCTGTGAGGACATATATGCTGCAAGAGCTGAGGGTGAGCttgaggttgaagaggttctttACTGGACACTGGTCAGCATTTATCGATCTCCACACATGCTGCTCGAGTACACTAAGCCTGACTAA
- the LOC108463750 gene encoding phosphoglycerate mutase-like protein AT74, whose protein sequence is MKNVEAKQKEKIQNLKMLPKHIILVRHGESEGNKDTSAYSTIPDHKISLTEHGRAQARLAGSRLRDLISSHGSSQDWRVYFYVSPYERTRSTLREIGKSFSKKRVIGVREECRIREQDFGNFQVEERMKATKETREKFGRFFYRFPEGESAADVFDRVSSFLESLWRDIDLNRLNNDPSQDLNLIIISHGLASRVFLMKWFKWTVEQFERLYNPGNCEIRVMELGRGGEYSLAIHHTDEELREWGLSPEMIEDQKWRINANKTDLNDHCKWYLNSFFDNELDSDEDVKEEDIDSDDDSKDIFLDTDS, encoded by the exons ATGAAGAATGTTgaagcaaaacaaaaagaaaagatccAGAACTTGAAGATGTTACCGAAACACATTATCCTAGTCCGACATGGTGAGTCGGAAGGCAACAAAGACACCTCGGCCTACTCAACAATCCCCGACCACAAGATCTCCTTAACGGAACATGGCCGAGCACAAGCCCGGCTTGCCGGTTCCCGCCTCCGGGACCTCATTTCGAGCCATGGGTCTTCCCAAGATTGGCGGGTCTACTTCTACGTGTCTCCTTACGAGCGCACCCGATCCACGCTACGGGAAATCGGGAAATCGTTTTCGAAGAAAAGGGTGATTGGGGTGAGGGAAGAGTGTAGGATTAGAGAACAGGATTTTGGGAATTTTCAGGTGGAGGAAAGGATGAAGGCCACAAAAGAAACAAGGGAAAAATTTGGGAGGTTTTTTTATAGGTTCCCTGAAGGTGAATCTGCTGCAGATGTTTTTGATCGAGTTTCCA GTTTTCTGGAATCTCTTTGGAGAGATATAGACTTGAATAGGCTTAACAATGATCCTTCTCAAGACTTGAATCTGATAATAATCTCACACGGTCTAGCGTCACGGGTGTTTCTAATGAAGTGGTTCAAATGGACAGTAGAGCAGTTCGAAAGGTTATATAATCCCGGCAATTGCGAGATTCGAGTTATGGAGTTGGGACGTGGTGGAGAATATAGCCTAGCAATCCATCACACAGATGAAGAGTTGCGAGAATGGGGACTATCTCCGGAAATGATAGAAGACCAGAAATGGCGAATCAATGCCAACAAAACTGATTTGAACGATCACTGTAAATGGTATCTTAATTCGTTTTTTGACAATGAATTAGACTCGGATGAAGATGTCAAGGAAGAAGATATTGATTCTGATGATGATTCAAAGGACATCTTTTTAGATACCGATTCTTAA
- the LOC108463749 gene encoding GDSL esterase/lipase At1g54790-like: MAPKPYIFLVIALLFIFLPLTTSIHFKLPAIFNFGDSNSDTGELVAAGFYSLEPPYGRSYFTKPSGRYCDGRLIIDFLLEAMDLPFLNAYLDSIGRTSFRKGCNFAAAGSTIEPPTARAVSPFSFRVQVAQFIRFKHQVLRLMAKGKKLHKYLPDEDYFQNGLYMFDIGQNDLAGAFYSKTFDQILALIPLILTEFETGIKTLYDQGAKNFWVHNTGPLGCLAQNVAKFGTDPSSLDELGCVSKHNQAAKVFNLQLHTLCKKLQGRYADSNFTYVDIYTIKWNLIANYSKFGFDQPIMVCCGYGGPPLNYDSRIGCGKTEVLNGTTMTAKACSDSSEYVNWDGIHYSEAANQYVSSQILSGKYSDPPFSDKMPFLLGLKF; encoded by the exons ATGGCCCCCAAACCTTACATTTTCCTAGTAATTGCCTTGCTCTTCATCTTCTTGCCTTTAACCACTTCCATTCACTTCAAACTACCAGCAATTTTCAACTTTGGCGATTCTAATTCGGACACCGGTGAGCTAGTCGCTGCTGGGTTTTATAGCCTTGAACCACCTTATGGTCGAAGTTACTTCACAAAACCATCGGGGAGATATTGCGATGGCCGTCTCATCATCGATTTCCTCT TGGAAGCAATGGATCTGCCATTCCTAAATGCTTACCTGGATTCGATCGGCAGGACGAGTTTCCGAAAAGGGTGCAATTTTGCAGCTGCAGGATCGACTATTGAACCACCTACTGCACGAGCTGTTAGTCCATTTTCTTTTCGAGTTCAAGTGGCTCAGTTTATACGGTTCAAACACCAGGTTCTCAGATTGATGGCTAAAG GTAAAAAGCTTCACAAATACCTTCCAGACGAAGATTATTTCCAGAACGGCCTTTACATGTTCGATATTGGCCAGAATGATCTTGCGGGCGCATTTTATTCTAAAACATTTGATCAAATACTTGCCTTAATTCCTTTGATCTTGACAGAATTCGAAACTGGAATAAAG ACACTATATGATCAAGGGGCTAAGAATTTCTGGGTACATAACACGGGACCTCTCGGATGCTTAGCTCAAAATGTTGCCAAATTCGGAACTGATCCATCGAGCCTCGATGAGCTGGGATGTGTTAGCAAGCATAACCAAGCTGCTAAAGTCTTCAATCTGCAACTTCATACCCTCTGTAAAAAATTGCAGGGCCGGTATGCGGACTCGAACTTCACATATGTTGACATCTACACGATAAAATGGAACCTTATAGCAAATTATTCCAAATTCG GATTTGACCAGCCAATAATGGTTTGCTGCGGATATGGAGGTCCACCATTGAATTACGACAGCCGGATCGGTTGCGGGAAAACAGAAGTCTTGAATGGAACCACAATGACAGCCAAAGCATGCAGTGACAGTTCAGAATATGTTAACTGGGACGGAATTCATTATTCAGAAGCTGCAAATCAGTATGTTTCATCACAAATACTCTCCGGAAAGTACTCGGATCCACCCTTCTCAGACAAAATGCCATTCCTCCTTGGTCTAAAGTTCTGA